The Oncorhynchus nerka isolate Pitt River linkage group LG11, Oner_Uvic_2.0, whole genome shotgun sequence genome includes the window ggggatggggtggtggatggggatggggatggggtggtggatggggatggggtggtggatggggatggggtgatggatggggatggggatggggtggtggatggggatggggtggtggatggggatggggtgatggatggggatggggatggggtggtggatggggatggggtggtggatgaggatggggtggtggatggggatggggtggtgAATGGGGATGcggtggtggatggggatggggttggggtggtggatggggatggggatggggtggtggatggggatggggtggtggatggggatgaggtggtggatggggtttgggggtggtggatggggatgggtttGGGGTGGTGGATGGGGTTTAGGTTTGGGATGGGCGtaaatctcatgactctggatgtTCGATCCCAGTCCTGGACACTGGTTCTGAAGtaccgatttttatttatttaaccctatcccaaaccttaaccgttcccttaacctcttacctctacctgggacgcttgcgtcccaactagagctctggaaatgcaaatgcactacgctaaatgctaatagtattagttaaaactcaaaagttcattaaaatacacatgcagggtatcaaattaaagctacactcgttgtgaatccaggcaacaagtcagatttttaaaatgcttttcggcgacagcatgagaagctattatctgatagcatgcaccaatacactacaacagaaaagcacagcaggggacgtaaacaaaataattagcatttcggcgttacacaaaccgcacaataaaatagaaaacagtcattacctttcaccatcttctttgttggcactcctagatgtctttatttcgattaaatcgggccatataaagccaagatatcgttatatgtagactgtgtgataaacgaaaaaaacagcgatttcacaacgtaacgtcattttttaaaattcaaaaagtagacgataaactttcacaaaacacttcgaaatacgtttgtaatgctactttaggtattggtaaacgttaataagcgataaaaatcatccgtaggcgatgtacatatcattagctgtcgtcttggaaaaaatttcaggagagagctcttccggaatgatctgggcggagaccggaggtacgtcgtgcccctctttcggttcaaccaagaatcaaagaggattaaattcacaagatactcgactgcatggggatgctgtgggagttgaatgctcggtcttatctaattcggctcactgttaacaattgctggaagtggcgcaaggatatttatttccattttctgtgatcaggttttcctgcgctttccgatgtaacgcacgttatgtaatagccacagtcgtgatttaaccagttttaaaaacgtccgagggtttcctatacacacattctaactatatgaacgtactatattcctggcatgagtagcagggcgctgaaatgttgcgcgatttttaacaaaatgttcaaaaaagtagagggtagttTTAACTATTTATGAAAagtgactaaacttaacccttattaACTTTGTTTGGAGAAATTGAATGATACCAAGTAGCAGGAGCAGCAAAAACAATTCAAAATTTGATGGTTAGAGCAGTGAGACTGGAACGTGGATGAACGTCTCATTCtccagtgagactgtgagagcttgttgtcATCATCACCTAACAACACCATCAGCAGTCTCCTTCCAATGTGACTTCCCTCCAGACGGTCTTTCTTTATCAATGCTACAGACACTTCTCTTTTGATCtgaccccccctcctctcccactctctctctctgtccctctgtctgtctctatcactctctctttgtctctctctttgtctctctctcgttctctctagtctctctctctctctctctctctctctctctctctctctctctctctctctctctctcaattcaattcaattcaattcaaggggctttattggcatgggaaacttgtgttaacattgccaaagcaagtgaggtagataatatacaaaagtgaaataaacaataaaaatgaacagtaaacattacacatacagaagtttcaaaacaataaagacattacaaatatatatatatatatatatatatacacagtgttgtaacaatgtacaaatggttaaagtacacaagggaaaataaataggcataaatatgggttgtatttacaatggtgtttgttcttcactggttgcccttttcttgtggcaacaggtcacaaatcttgctgctgtgatggcacactgtggaatttcacccagtagatatgggagatgatcaaaattggatttgtttttgaattatttgtggatctgtgtaatctgagggaaatatgtgtctctaatatggtcatacattgagCAGGAGGTtatgaagtgcagctcagtttccacctcattttgtgggcagtgagcacatagcctgtcttgtcttgagagccatgtctgcctacggtagcctttctcaatagcaaggctatgatcactgagtctgtacatagtcaaagctttccttaagcttgggtcagtcactgtggtcaggtattctgccactatgtactctctgtttagggccaaataacattctagtttgctctgttcttttgttaattctttccaatgtgtcaagtaattatctttttgtattctcatgatttgattggttctaattgtatttgtggtcctgctGACTGGACCTtctttggaacaccattattttggtcttactgagatttactgtcagggcccaggtctgacataatctgtgcataagatctaggtgctgctgtaggccctccttggttggtgacagaagcaccagattcagcaaacagcagacatttgacttgtattctagtagggtgaggccgggtgctgcagacttttctagtctgccctcgccaattcgttgatatatatatgttgaagagggtggggcttaagctgcatccctgtctcaccccacgaccctgtgtgaagaattgtgttctctctctctctctctctctctctctctctctctctctctctctctctctctctctttgtctttcgctttgtctctctccatctgtttatcTTTGTCTCGCtctttgtctctcgctctctctctctttctctatccctctcgctctctgtctctctctttctctctctctgtctctctctctagttatctctgtgtttctctgtctctctctctagttctctctctctttctctgtctctctctagttctctctctctctgtctctctctctttctctctctttagttatctctgactctctctgtctctctctgtctctctctctctagttctctctctcccactctgtctctctctctagttctctctctgtctctctctctcttgcactctgtctctctttctttctctgtctgtctgtctgtctgtctgtctgtctgtctgtctgtctgtctgtctgtctgtctgtctgtctgtctgtctgtctgtctgtctgtctgtctgtctgtctgcctgcctgcctgcctgcctgcctgcctgcctgcctgtctgtctgtctgtctgtgcatgtgtgtgtgtgctcttgcGTGTGGTGTGGGTGAGTGTGTTTAGATGCCTAGCTGAGCTAGGTGGCTGTATTTTAGATTTGTATTTTCCTCTTTCTTCAATTCAATTAACTtacatttgctttattggcatgatgtaAAAATGTACATATTGTCAAAGCTTACTTTGaatatttacaatattaacataattaatctctctctttctctctctcgatgtgtgtctctctctctttccctctatctttccctctctctctctctctctctctctctctctctctctctctcgctctcggtctttgtctctctctctctctctctctctctgtctctccctgtctctcgctgtctttccttgtctctccctgtctctctctctctctctctctctccctctctccctgtctctgtgtgtgtgtgtgtctctctctcgcgctctttaTTCTCttagcctttctctctctctctctctgtctttcttttttcactctctgtatctctctttctctctctcactgtcacataTCTATTCTTCAGATGTGATTTCatcgatctgtctctctctttctctctctctcacagatcTATTCTTCAGATGTGATTTCATCTATCTGTCTCCCCCAGCAGTCACAAGGGGCTTCTGAAGAAtacagatggtgtgtgtgtgtgtgtgtgtttgtgtgtgtttgtgtgtttgtgtgctgttTAATAGACACCTTTCTTATGAATAAAATCACTGGGGGCCGCTTGAGATGAAGAGTGATAGAGTGGTGAAAGACAGAttgagggatagacagaaaggaATGCatcgtgagagagagaaagattgagaccAAATTGAGAcgctgcatgcagaattctgtaaattaggccgataccctctAATtaccaaaatccagaaaagagccgttaaattctacaaccaactaaaaggaagcgattcccaaaccttccacaacaaagccatcacctacagagagatgaacctggagaagagtcccctaagcaagctggtcctggggctctgctcacaaacacaaacacaccccacagagccccaggacagaaactatcacaccctgacctgagtattctttgttttctttatatatgtTGGTTGTGACCAGGGtgttatgtgtgtttttgtctcatctagggttttgtatgtctaggtatGTGTCTAGTCTTGGCATATTGTAGGTCCATGGTGGCCtggattggttcccaatcagaggcagctgtttatcattgtctctgattggagaaCCTATTTAGGTTGCCTTTTTCCAGTTTGgattcgtgggttattgtctatgttatgttgcttGTTAGCACAGTGTTTCTTTAGCAGTCACGGTCGTCTTattagtttgtttgtttgttttagtgTACTTCGTGTTAATTCCATCTTTTCATTAAATcatgcattcacaccacgctgtgctttggtcaacacgacgatcgtgacagaaacaaccaaatcatgagaaaacaaaacgattattacttgacacattggaaataattaacaagcgagagagagagagagagagagagagattccttATTCACAGAAATCACTACATTTATTCCAAATTTTAATTTATTAAACCCAGAGGAATAAGTCAAATTACTCACGGGCGAAGGAGCaaatggctcctcttg containing:
- the LOC135574095 gene encoding putative uncharacterized protein DDB_G0290521, whose product is MRFTPIPNLNPIHHPKPIPIHHPQTPSTTSSPSTTPSPSTTPSPSPSTTPTPSPSTTASPFTTPSPSTTPSSSTTPSPSTTPSPSPSITPSPSTTPSPSTTPSPSPSITPSPSTTPSPSTTPSPSPSTTPSPTTTPSPSPTPSPSPSPSTTPSPSPSTTPSPSPSTTPSPSTTPSPSPSTTPSPSTTPSPTTTPSPSPSTTPSPTTTPAPSPTTTPSPSPSPPTTPSPSPSTTPSP